In a single window of the Methanophagales archaeon genome:
- a CDS encoding polyprenyl synthetase family protein produces the protein MNINTIISDYREKINRHLESFLANKIEEAAGISPDVRDVVVNATKYTLRGGKRLRPIFFIYGYKCLSDGDERAIIDASISIELMQSYLLIHDDIMDEDELRRGKPTFHVLYKDICEREYGSTKSVRFGENMAILTGDLLEAYGEEVLANSNFDARYVRRALCKYLEIVRNVGYGQIMDIMSERKGSITTDEILMIHRLKTASYTIEGPLQIGAILAGAKKRDLQVMSEYGIPLGIAFQIQDDILGLFGREAKIGKPVGSDIREGKKTLLILHALERCKDDERRFILRTMGNEHITVDEIEAVREIVKRTGSFDYSKQLVRDNTERAIEAIEDSDFRADAKEFLMKIADFIGEREY, from the coding sequence GTGAATATAAACACTATAATTTCCGATTACCGGGAGAAGATAAACAGGCATCTGGAATCTTTCCTGGCTAATAAGATAGAAGAAGCAGCCGGGATTTCACCAGATGTAAGGGATGTGGTGGTCAACGCCACCAAATATACATTACGGGGAGGTAAGAGACTCAGACCCATATTCTTCATCTATGGTTATAAGTGCCTCTCTGACGGTGATGAGAGAGCTATTATAGATGCCTCAATCTCTATTGAGTTGATGCAGAGCTATCTGCTAATTCACGATGATATAATGGATGAGGATGAACTGAGAAGAGGCAAGCCCACGTTTCACGTACTCTATAAGGATATCTGTGAACGCGAATATGGTAGTACGAAATCGGTTAGATTTGGTGAGAATATGGCTATTCTTACCGGTGACCTGCTGGAGGCATACGGTGAAGAAGTGCTGGCAAATTCAAATTTCGATGCTCGATATGTCAGGCGAGCTTTGTGCAAGTACCTGGAGATAGTGAGAAATGTGGGGTATGGACAGATCATGGATATAATGTCGGAGAGAAAGGGAAGTATTACCACTGATGAGATTTTAATGATACATAGACTCAAAACTGCGAGTTATACAATAGAGGGGCCACTTCAGATCGGTGCTATTCTGGCGGGAGCAAAAAAGAGGGATTTGCAGGTCATGAGCGAGTATGGCATTCCTCTTGGCATTGCATTCCAGATACAGGATGATATACTGGGTTTATTCGGCAGGGAGGCCAAGATAGGCAAGCCGGTAGGTTCTGATATACGTGAAGGGAAGAAGACACTGCTGATTCTGCATGCACTGGAGAGATGCAAGGATGATGAGCGGCGATTTATCTTAAGAACCATGGGCAATGAGCATATTACAGTGGATGAGATAGAAGCGGTCAGGGAAATAGTGAAGAGAACGGGCTCATTCGATTATTCGAAACAATTGGTCAGGGATAACACAGAGCGGGCAATAGAAGCGATTGAGGACTCAGATTTCCGAGCAGATGCTAAGGAATTCCTTATGAAAATAGCGGATTTCATAGGTGAGAGGGAGTATTAA
- a CDS encoding radical SAM protein, with protein sequence MRTKSLCPECLNVIDAEVYESDGKILIQKRCEKHGEFDDIYWSNASLYYKFARWMYTGNAGIRITNTEKGCPYDCGLCPVHKSSTMLAIIDLTNRCNQHCPTCFANAAASGYLYEPTMEQLREMMKLLRSEVPPCPAVQFAGGEPTIREGFIEIVRMARGIGFSHIQVATNGIALAKSEQFCRDMAEAGLHTVYLQFDGVTEEPYRVLRGIPALKTKLRAIENCRKGGLKSVVLVPTLVKGVNDHQVGDMVRFAARNLDIIRGVNAQPIAFEGRVDEGERKSGRITIPDYIKALEEQTDGEIPHESFYPVPFVIAISHFVEAWKGMPQLEFSVHPHCGAATYVFVENGKFIPITEFVDVEGLMEFIEEQAEEMSKSRIGKLKAMARIITQGKKFIDHEKAPSVFDKFTFTDILDKGNRDSLAEFHRKALFIGTMHFQDPYNFDLERVQRCGIHYVTPDGRIIPFCSYNAIHRPSVEKAFATPLHVHSRATDE encoded by the coding sequence ATGAGGACTAAATCGCTGTGCCCCGAGTGTTTAAACGTTATAGATGCAGAGGTGTATGAATCAGATGGCAAAATATTGATACAGAAGAGATGTGAGAAGCATGGCGAGTTCGATGACATATACTGGTCTAATGCCTCGCTCTATTACAAATTCGCAAGATGGATGTACACTGGCAATGCCGGTATTAGAATTACGAACACAGAAAAGGGTTGCCCCTATGACTGCGGACTCTGTCCCGTGCATAAGAGCTCGACTATGCTTGCCATTATAGACCTCACGAATCGATGCAACCAGCACTGCCCGACCTGTTTTGCAAATGCCGCAGCATCCGGGTATCTATATGAACCAACAATGGAGCAATTGCGAGAGATGATGAAACTGCTCAGGAGTGAGGTGCCCCCATGTCCCGCGGTTCAATTTGCAGGTGGTGAGCCGACGATAAGGGAGGGTTTCATCGAGATCGTGAGAATGGCTCGTGGTATTGGATTCTCTCATATTCAGGTCGCTACAAACGGGATAGCACTGGCAAAGAGCGAGCAGTTCTGTCGTGACATGGCAGAGGCAGGCTTGCACACCGTATATTTGCAGTTTGACGGTGTTACCGAAGAGCCTTACAGGGTATTGAGGGGCATACCCGCATTGAAGACGAAGTTGAGGGCGATAGAAAACTGCCGTAAAGGCGGTCTAAAGAGCGTTGTACTTGTACCAACACTCGTTAAGGGTGTAAATGACCATCAGGTAGGTGATATGGTGAGATTCGCAGCCAGGAACCTGGATATAATACGGGGAGTGAATGCACAGCCAATCGCTTTTGAGGGCAGAGTAGATGAGGGCGAGCGAAAAAGCGGTAGGATAACGATTCCCGATTATATAAAAGCATTGGAGGAGCAGACAGATGGTGAGATACCACATGAAAGTTTCTATCCTGTTCCTTTTGTCATTGCTATCTCGCATTTCGTGGAAGCATGGAAAGGCATGCCACAATTAGAATTCTCGGTTCATCCTCACTGCGGTGCAGCAACGTACGTGTTTGTAGAGAACGGGAAGTTCATACCGATAACCGAGTTCGTGGATGTTGAAGGGCTGATGGAATTCATAGAAGAGCAAGCAGAGGAGATGAGCAAATCACGAATAGGGAAATTGAAGGCGATGGCGCGGATAATAACCCAGGGCAAGAAGTTCATAGACCATGAGAAGGCGCCTTCGGTATTTGATAAATTCACATTCACCGATATCCTGGATAAAGGCAATCGTGACTCTCTGGCAGAATTCCATCGCAAAGCACTCTTCATTGGTACTATGCACTTCCAGGACCCTTATAATTTCGATCTGGAACGGGTACAGAGGTGCGGTATCCATTATGTAACGCCCGATGGCAGGATAATTCCCTTCTGCTCATACAATGCTATCCATCGCCCTTCCGTAGAGAAGGCTTTCGCAACACCTCTTCATGTTCATTCACGTGCAACGGATGAATGA